A genomic stretch from Streptomyces venezuelae ATCC 10712 includes:
- a CDS encoding fumarylacetoacetate hydrolase family protein, which yields MRIARFSIDGNVAFGAVEGEGTVESGGLVLDIIKGIPYTDFELSGTKVPLSKVRLLPPVLPNKVVAIGRNYAEHAAELGNEVPDVPVAFFKPTTSVIGPGDAIEYPSFSNELHHEAELAVVIGRMCREVPRERVKDVVFGYTCANDVTARDAQQREKQWARAKGFDTSCPLGPWVETDLSIAAASDLTIQATVNGEQRQLGRTSDMIRSIEDLVVHITEAMTLLPGDVILTGTPAGVGPLNVGDEVAVTIEGIGTLTNKVIKRG from the coding sequence GTGCGCATCGCCAGATTCTCCATCGACGGCAATGTCGCCTTCGGCGCCGTCGAGGGCGAGGGAACGGTCGAGTCCGGCGGCCTCGTCCTCGACATCATCAAGGGCATCCCGTACACCGACTTCGAGCTCAGCGGCACCAAGGTCCCGCTCAGCAAGGTACGGCTCCTGCCGCCGGTGCTCCCCAACAAGGTCGTGGCCATCGGCCGCAACTACGCGGAGCACGCCGCCGAACTCGGCAACGAGGTCCCCGACGTCCCCGTCGCCTTCTTCAAGCCCACCACCTCGGTGATCGGCCCCGGCGACGCCATCGAGTACCCCTCCTTCTCCAACGAGCTGCACCACGAGGCCGAACTGGCCGTGGTCATCGGCCGCATGTGCCGCGAGGTGCCCCGCGAGCGCGTCAAGGACGTCGTCTTCGGCTACACCTGCGCCAACGACGTCACCGCCCGCGACGCCCAGCAGCGCGAGAAGCAGTGGGCCCGCGCCAAGGGCTTCGACACCTCCTGCCCGCTGGGCCCCTGGGTCGAGACGGACCTGAGCATCGCCGCCGCGAGCGACCTGACCATCCAGGCCACGGTCAACGGCGAACAGCGCCAGCTGGGTCGGACGAGCGACATGATCCGCTCCATCGAGGACCTGGTCGTCCACATCACCGAGGCCATGACGCTGCTCCCCGGCGACGTCATCCTCACCGGCACCCCCGCCGGGGTCGGCCCCCTCAACGTCGGCGACGAGGTCGCCGTCACCATCGAAGGCATCGGCACTCTCACCAATAAGGTGATCAAGCGTGGCTAA
- a CDS encoding sensor histidine kinase, producing MQGRFKRDGSGSPQARQGRADAPAEQEPRAGTDRGPSASHTPNQGQGPSGDGGDGGRRTSAAAASAEPSEAPPKARAENEVGPRIALRNWRISTRLVALLTLPVVAATTLGGIRISESLQDMEQLDHMQLLTKLTREATDLAQALQSERDLSAGPLANGRPVSDYQVANPRRKTDREYKAFLEATEDIPATEGDEALRSIRQNVSQIASQVIQLNTIRGNAYEKGVSHSVTVEAYSRLIRSLLSLSQDMAQATSNPEMIKRTRALAAFSSAKEYASIQQAIIAAALPAGDKTSGSIQQGDRLYGEAALNSEGVELKSFQAIYESTGGDATERTASLNTGNPSITAAEKYAERVLNMDDAMQSGPKRGHLNFTDEYGTKIAAMNRIERGLLGDMETMARELRQESQRDAIINGALILLVLGVSLIGAFVVARSMIRSLRRLQDTATKVAQERLPELVKQLSESDPQDVDTSVESVGVHSRDEIGQVAAAFDDVHREAVRLAAEQALLRGNVNAMFTNLSRRSQGLIQRQLSLISELESREADPDQLSSLFKLDHLATRMRRNGENLLVLAGEEPGRRWTRPVPLVDVLRAAASEVEQYERIELAAVPATEVAGRVVNDLVHLLAELLENATSFSSPQTKVRVTGHALPDGRVLVEIHDTGIGLSPEDLAAINERLASPPTVDVSVSRRMGLFVVGRLSLRHGIRIQLRPSDSGGTTALVMLPVDVAQGGKKPPMPKPGAGGQGAVPQGSGAPGGRLPAGPGAAGGPGGRPGQGGAPSATAGRLGTGAGAPRGQVGTSGPRAALPARDGAPLAGGPQGAPQSRTPQPQNAQLDRTGQLPQIPQAPQAPQGSEPLRPGPGGGGLIGGAASAIPSRTDVWGSQGGPQAGPGAPLGTPPGPQGQGGQGRPGQAPGANQPGGYEFPRAELPGGNPQPQRPQAASWGDDQARQPVRRPQQEMSPLDAPRGHEDPETTGSFAAPAPQGPGSTGQFPRPDFGAPQQSPQQQNQQQVPQPQTYQGGVTDPASTAQFPRPDFGAPQGPGSTGQFPRPDFGAPQQNQQQNQQQGPGATGQFPRPDLNAPQQQGYQGGQQQQFGRQPFVPQAQQQAPQPPAPRQRTGGGSGDFGAPRPEPVQQQRPQQPQLQQPRRPEALPPAGAGDGRTPLYDTLETNWFQQEQAQQQAAAPAAPQQAAPAPRPAGDPADGRQNGGAAWRTSPNDELVRQAERVRKPAAGGVTTSGLPRRVPKANLVPGTAQEQAHTAGPQVSRAPDDVRGRLTNLRRGIQQGRQAGNSTTGNHHLGPNHQQER from the coding sequence GTGCAGGGACGTTTCAAGAGGGATGGCTCGGGGTCTCCCCAGGCCCGCCAGGGCCGCGCGGATGCTCCGGCGGAGCAGGAACCGCGCGCCGGGACCGACCGCGGTCCCTCGGCCTCGCACACCCCGAACCAGGGTCAGGGACCGTCCGGCGACGGCGGTGACGGCGGCAGGCGCACCAGCGCCGCGGCCGCTTCCGCCGAGCCGTCCGAGGCACCCCCGAAGGCCCGGGCCGAGAACGAGGTCGGCCCGCGAATAGCCCTGCGCAACTGGCGCATCTCCACCCGTTTGGTCGCGCTCCTCACCCTCCCCGTGGTCGCCGCGACCACCCTGGGCGGCATCCGCATCAGCGAGTCGCTCCAGGACATGGAGCAGCTCGACCACATGCAGCTGCTCACCAAGCTGACCCGTGAGGCGACCGACCTCGCCCAGGCCCTGCAGTCCGAGCGCGACCTGTCCGCCGGTCCGCTGGCCAACGGCCGCCCGGTCAGCGACTACCAGGTCGCCAACCCGCGCCGTAAGACGGACCGCGAGTACAAGGCCTTCCTGGAGGCCACCGAGGACATCCCGGCCACCGAGGGCGACGAGGCCCTGCGCAGCATCCGGCAGAACGTCAGCCAGATCGCCTCGCAGGTCATCCAGCTGAACACCATCCGGGGCAACGCCTACGAGAAGGGCGTCTCCCACTCGGTGACGGTCGAGGCCTACAGCCGCCTCATCCGCTCGCTGCTCAGCCTCTCGCAGGACATGGCGCAGGCGACCAGCAACCCCGAGATGATCAAGCGGACCCGCGCGCTCGCCGCGTTCTCGTCCGCCAAGGAGTACGCCTCCATCCAGCAGGCGATCATCGCGGCGGCGCTGCCCGCCGGCGACAAGACCTCCGGCTCCATCCAGCAGGGTGACCGGCTGTACGGCGAGGCCGCCCTCAACTCCGAGGGCGTCGAGCTCAAGTCCTTCCAGGCGATCTACGAGTCGACCGGTGGTGACGCCACCGAGCGGACCGCGTCCCTCAACACCGGCAACCCGTCGATCACCGCCGCGGAGAAGTACGCCGAGCGCGTCCTCAACATGGACGACGCCATGCAGAGCGGCCCCAAGCGCGGCCACCTCAACTTCACCGACGAGTACGGCACCAAGATCGCCGCCATGAACCGCATCGAGCGCGGTCTGCTCGGCGACATGGAGACGATGGCCCGTGAACTGCGGCAGGAGTCGCAGCGCGACGCCATCATCAACGGTGCGCTGATCCTCCTCGTCCTCGGCGTCTCGCTCATCGGCGCCTTCGTCGTGGCCCGGTCCATGATCCGCTCGCTGCGCCGGCTCCAGGACACCGCGACCAAGGTCGCCCAGGAACGCCTGCCCGAGCTCGTCAAGCAGCTCTCCGAGTCCGACCCGCAGGACGTCGACACCTCCGTCGAGTCCGTCGGTGTGCACTCCCGGGACGAGATCGGCCAGGTGGCCGCGGCCTTCGACGACGTGCACCGCGAGGCCGTCCGCCTCGCCGCCGAGCAGGCCCTCCTCCGGGGCAACGTCAACGCGATGTTCACCAACCTCTCGCGGCGCTCCCAGGGCCTCATCCAGCGCCAGCTCTCGCTCATCTCCGAGCTGGAGTCCCGCGAGGCCGACCCGGACCAGCTGTCCTCGCTCTTCAAGCTCGACCACCTCGCGACGCGCATGCGCCGTAACGGTGAGAACCTCCTCGTCCTCGCCGGTGAGGAGCCGGGCCGCCGCTGGACCCGCCCGGTCCCGCTGGTCGACGTGCTCCGCGCCGCCGCCTCCGAGGTGGAGCAGTACGAGCGCATCGAACTCGCCGCGGTCCCCGCGACCGAGGTCGCCGGCCGGGTCGTCAACGACCTCGTGCACCTCCTCGCCGAGCTCCTCGAGAACGCCACCTCGTTCTCCTCGCCGCAGACCAAGGTCCGCGTCACCGGTCACGCGCTGCCCGACGGCCGGGTGCTCGTCGAGATCCACGACACCGGCATCGGCCTCTCCCCCGAGGACCTCGCCGCGATCAACGAGCGGCTCGCCTCGCCGCCCACCGTGGACGTCTCCGTCTCCCGCCGCATGGGTCTGTTCGTGGTCGGCCGCCTGTCCCTGCGACACGGCATCCGCATCCAGCTGCGCCCCTCCGACTCGGGCGGCACCACCGCGCTCGTCATGCTGCCGGTCGACGTCGCCCAGGGCGGCAAGAAGCCCCCGATGCCCAAGCCGGGTGCCGGTGGCCAGGGCGCCGTGCCGCAGGGTTCCGGCGCTCCCGGCGGCCGGCTGCCCGCCGGTCCCGGCGCTGCCGGCGGCCCCGGCGGCCGTCCGGGCCAGGGCGGTGCGCCCTCGGCGACGGCCGGACGCCTCGGTACGGGCGCCGGCGCGCCGCGCGGTCAGGTCGGTACGAGCGGTCCCCGGGCCGCGCTGCCCGCCCGTGACGGTGCCCCGCTCGCGGGCGGCCCGCAGGGCGCCCCGCAGTCCCGCACCCCGCAGCCGCAGAACGCCCAGCTCGACCGGACCGGTCAGCTGCCGCAGATCCCGCAGGCGCCGCAGGCCCCGCAGGGCTCCGAGCCGCTGCGGCCGGGCCCCGGCGGTGGCGGTCTCATCGGCGGCGCCGCGAGCGCCATCCCCTCCCGCACGGACGTGTGGGGCAGCCAGGGCGGGCCGCAGGCCGGACCCGGCGCGCCGCTGGGGACACCTCCCGGGCCGCAGGGCCAAGGGGGACAGGGCCGCCCGGGCCAGGCCCCGGGGGCCAACCAGCCCGGTGGGTACGAGTTCCCGCGCGCCGAGCTGCCCGGGGGCAACCCCCAGCCGCAGCGCCCGCAGGCCGCGAGCTGGGGCGACGACCAGGCCCGGCAGCCGGTCCGCCGCCCGCAGCAGGAGATGTCCCCGCTGGACGCCCCGCGCGGTCACGAGGACCCGGAGACGACGGGGTCGTTCGCGGCTCCGGCCCCGCAGGGCCCCGGTTCCACCGGCCAGTTCCCGCGTCCGGACTTCGGCGCCCCGCAGCAGAGCCCGCAGCAGCAGAACCAGCAGCAGGTCCCGCAGCCCCAGACGTACCAGGGCGGTGTCACCGACCCGGCGTCGACGGCGCAGTTCCCGCGTCCCGACTTCGGCGCGCCGCAGGGCCCCGGCTCCACCGGCCAGTTCCCCCGTCCGGACTTCGGCGCCCCGCAGCAGAACCAGCAGCAGAACCAGCAGCAGGGTCCCGGTGCCACCGGCCAGTTCCCGCGTCCGGACCTGAACGCCCCGCAGCAGCAGGGCTACCAGGGCGGCCAGCAGCAGCAGTTCGGCCGGCAGCCCTTCGTACCGCAGGCGCAGCAGCAGGCCCCGCAGCCGCCCGCTCCGCGTCAGCGCACCGGTGGCGGCAGCGGCGACTTCGGCGCCCCGCGCCCGGAGCCGGTCCAGCAGCAGCGTCCGCAGCAGCCGCAGCTCCAGCAGCCGCGCCGTCCGGAGGCGCTGCCGCCGGCCGGTGCGGGCGACGGCCGTACGCCGCTGTACGACACGCTGGAGACCAACTGGTTCCAGCAGGAGCAGGCACAGCAGCAGGCGGCGGCTCCGGCCGCGCCGCAGCAGGCCGCTCCGGCGCCCCGTCCGGCCGGTGACCCGGCCGACGGCCGCCAGAACGGCGGGGCCGCCTGGCGGACCTCGCCCAACGACGAGCTGGTGCGCCAGGCCGAGCGGGTGCGCAAGCCCGCGGCCGGCGGCGTCACCACCTCCGGCCTTCCCCGGCGCGTGCCGAAGGCCAACCTCGTACCCGGGACCGCCCAGGAGCAGGCCCACACGGCCGGCCCCCAGGTCTCGCGTGCACCCGATGACGTCCGCGGCCGGCTGACCAATCTGCGCCGCGGTATCCAGCAGGGCCGTCAGGCAGGTAACTCGACCACGGGTAATCACCACCTCGGTCCGAACCATCAGCAGGAGCGTTAG
- a CDS encoding roadblock/LC7 domain-containing protein, protein MSQAAQNLNWLITNFVDNTPGVSHTVVVSADGLLLAMSEGFPRDRADQLAAVASGLTSLTAGASRIFEGGPVAQTVVEMERGFLFLMQVSDGSSLAVLAHPECDIGLVGYEMALLVDRAGSVLTPDLRAELQGSLLH, encoded by the coding sequence ATGAGCCAGGCGGCGCAGAATCTGAACTGGTTGATCACCAACTTCGTGGACAACACCCCCGGGGTGTCCCACACGGTGGTGGTCTCCGCCGACGGACTCCTGCTGGCCATGTCCGAAGGATTCCCCCGCGACCGTGCCGACCAGCTGGCGGCGGTCGCGTCCGGGCTGACCTCGCTGACCGCGGGCGCGTCCCGGATCTTCGAGGGGGGCCCCGTCGCCCAGACCGTGGTGGAGATGGAGCGCGGCTTCCTCTTCCTCATGCAGGTCTCCGACGGATCCTCGCTGGCCGTGCTCGCGCACCCCGAGTGCGACATCGGCCTGGTGGGCTACGAGATGGCGCTGCTGGTCGACCGGGCCGGCAGCGTGCTCACCCCTGATCTCCGCGCGGAGCTCCAGGGCAGCCTGCTCCACTAG
- a CDS encoding DUF742 domain-containing protein codes for MTPPPASHDPYGASVDEYGHEGDQPLVRPYAMTGGRTRPRYQLAIEALVSTTADPAHLATLLPEHQRICHLCREVKSVAEVSALLNMPLGVARILVADLAEAGMVAIHQPGNGETGGTPDVTLLERVLSGLRKL; via the coding sequence ATGACCCCGCCCCCCGCCTCTCACGATCCGTACGGCGCCTCAGTCGACGAGTACGGACATGAGGGCGACCAGCCGCTGGTGCGTCCGTACGCGATGACCGGCGGCCGGACCCGGCCGCGCTACCAGCTCGCCATCGAGGCGCTGGTCAGCACCACGGCCGACCCGGCGCACCTCGCCACGCTGCTGCCGGAGCACCAGCGGATCTGCCACCTGTGCCGCGAGGTCAAGTCGGTGGCCGAGGTGTCGGCGCTGCTGAACATGCCGCTCGGTGTCGCCCGCATCCTCGTCGCCGACCTGGCGGAGGCCGGCATGGTGGCGATCCACCAGCCGGGCAACGGAGAGACCGGCGGCACGCCGGACGTGACTCTGCTCGAAAGGGTGCTCAGTGGACTTCGCAAGCTCTAG
- the leuC gene encoding 3-isopropylmalate dehydratase large subunit: MGRTLAEKVWDDHVVRRAEGEPDLLFIDLHLLHEVTSPQAFDGLRQNGRQVRRLDLTIATEDHNTPTLDIDKPIADPVSRAQIETLRKNCAEFGVRLHPLGDVEQGVVHVVGPQLGLTQPGTTVVCGDSHTSTHGAFGALAFGIGTSQVEHVLATQTLPLARPKTMAITIDGELPEDVTAKDVILAIIAKIGTGGGQGYILEYRGSAVEKLSMEARMTICNMSIEAGARAGMIAPDETTFAYLKGRAHAPEGEDWDAAVAYWKTLRSDEDAVFDAEVVIDAASLAPFVTWGTNPGQGAPLSANVPDPASYEDASERLAAEKALEYMGLTAGQPLRDIKVDTVFVGSCTNGRIEDLRNAADLLQGRKVADGVRMLVVPGSVRVALQAVEEGLDKVFKDAGAEWRHAGCSMCLGMNPDQLAPGERSASTSNRNFEGRQGKGGRTHLVSPQVAAATAVLGHLASPADLSDVATTAGV; this comes from the coding sequence ATGGGTAGGACACTCGCGGAGAAGGTCTGGGACGACCACGTCGTCCGGCGCGCCGAGGGCGAGCCCGACCTCCTCTTCATCGATCTGCACCTGCTGCACGAGGTGACCAGCCCCCAGGCCTTCGACGGCCTGCGCCAGAACGGCCGGCAGGTGCGGCGCCTCGACCTCACCATCGCCACCGAGGACCACAACACCCCGACCCTCGACATCGACAAGCCGATCGCCGACCCGGTCTCCCGCGCCCAGATCGAGACCCTCCGTAAGAACTGTGCCGAGTTCGGCGTCCGGCTGCACCCGCTGGGCGACGTCGAGCAGGGCGTCGTCCACGTGGTGGGACCCCAGCTGGGCCTGACCCAGCCCGGCACCACCGTGGTCTGCGGCGACTCGCACACCTCCACGCACGGCGCCTTCGGCGCGCTGGCGTTCGGCATCGGCACCAGCCAGGTCGAGCACGTGCTCGCCACCCAGACGCTGCCGCTGGCCCGCCCCAAGACGATGGCCATCACCATCGACGGCGAGCTGCCCGAGGACGTCACCGCCAAGGACGTCATCCTGGCGATCATCGCCAAGATCGGCACCGGCGGCGGCCAGGGCTACATCCTGGAGTACCGCGGTTCCGCCGTCGAGAAGCTCTCGATGGAAGCCCGGATGACCATCTGCAACATGTCGATCGAGGCCGGCGCCCGCGCGGGCATGATCGCCCCCGACGAGACCACCTTCGCGTACCTCAAGGGCCGCGCCCACGCCCCCGAGGGCGAGGACTGGGACGCCGCCGTCGCGTACTGGAAGACCCTGCGGTCCGACGAGGACGCGGTCTTCGACGCCGAGGTCGTCATCGACGCCGCCTCCCTGGCGCCGTTCGTCACCTGGGGCACCAACCCGGGCCAGGGCGCGCCGCTTTCGGCGAACGTCCCCGACCCGGCTTCGTACGAAGACGCTTCGGAGCGCTTGGCCGCCGAAAAGGCCCTGGAGTACATGGGGTTGACCGCCGGACAGCCGCTGCGCGACATCAAGGTCGACACCGTCTTCGTAGGCTCCTGCACCAACGGCCGCATCGAGGACCTGCGCAACGCCGCGGACCTGCTGCAGGGCCGCAAGGTCGCCGACGGCGTCCGGATGCTGGTCGTCCCCGGCTCGGTCCGGGTCGCCCTGCAGGCCGTCGAGGAGGGCCTGGACAAGGTCTTCAAGGACGCGGGGGCCGAATGGCGGCACGCGGGCTGCTCGATGTGCCTGGGCATGAACCCCGACCAACTGGCGCCCGGTGAGCGCTCCGCGTCCACCTCCAACCGCAACTTCGAGGGCCGGCAGGGCAAGGGCGGCCGGACCCACCTGGTCTCGCCCCAGGTCGCCGCCGCCACCGCCGTGCTGGGCCACCTGGCCTCCCCGGCCGATCTGTCCGACGTCGCCACCACCGCGGGGGTCTGA
- the gltX gene encoding glutamate--tRNA ligase, producing the protein MANANIRVRFCPSPTGNPHVGLVRTALFNWAFARHNEGTMVFRIEDTDAARDSEESYNQLLDSLKWLGLDWDEGPEVGGPHAPYRQSQRMDIYKDVADKLLAGGYAYPCYCTTEELDERREAARAAGRPSGYDGHCRDLTPEQKSAYEAEGRASIVRFRMPDEPITFTDLVRGELTFTPENVPDYGILRANGAPLYTLVNPVDDALMEITHVLRGEDLLSSTPRQVALYKALIELGIAKEIPSFGHLPYVMGEGNKKLSKRDPQASLNLYRERGFLPSGLLNYLSLLGWSFSADQDLFTVPEMVAKFDIADVNANPARFDLKKAESINADHIRMLNVKAFAEACEPWLRAPHAPWAPEDFDQAAWEAIAPHAQTRLTVLSDITANVDFLFLPEPVFDQPSWDKAMKGEPAALLTTAREKLAAADWSDPESLKNAVLAAGEAHGLKLGKAQAPVRVAVTGRTVGLPLFESLEILGEEKTLARIDAALAKLTA; encoded by the coding sequence GTGGCTAACGCGAATATCCGCGTCCGTTTCTGTCCCTCGCCGACCGGCAACCCCCACGTGGGCCTGGTCCGCACCGCCCTCTTCAACTGGGCCTTCGCCCGGCACAACGAGGGCACCATGGTCTTCCGCATCGAGGACACCGACGCAGCTCGGGACTCCGAGGAGTCGTACAACCAGCTGCTCGACTCCCTGAAGTGGCTCGGCCTCGACTGGGACGAGGGCCCGGAGGTCGGCGGCCCGCACGCCCCGTACCGCCAGTCGCAGCGGATGGACATCTACAAGGACGTCGCCGACAAGCTGCTCGCCGGCGGGTACGCGTACCCGTGCTACTGCACCACCGAGGAGCTCGACGAGCGCCGGGAGGCCGCCCGCGCCGCCGGCCGCCCCTCCGGCTACGACGGCCACTGCCGCGACCTCACCCCGGAGCAGAAGTCGGCGTACGAGGCCGAGGGCCGCGCGTCGATCGTCCGCTTCCGGATGCCCGACGAGCCGATCACCTTCACCGACCTGGTCCGCGGCGAGCTCACCTTCACCCCGGAGAACGTGCCGGACTACGGCATCCTCCGGGCCAACGGCGCCCCGCTGTACACCCTGGTCAACCCGGTCGACGACGCCCTGATGGAGATCACCCACGTCCTGCGCGGCGAGGACCTGCTCTCCTCCACCCCCCGCCAGGTCGCGCTCTACAAGGCGCTGATCGAGCTCGGCATCGCCAAGGAGATCCCCTCCTTCGGCCACCTGCCGTACGTCATGGGCGAGGGCAACAAGAAGCTCTCCAAGCGCGACCCGCAGGCCTCCCTCAACCTCTACCGGGAGCGCGGCTTCCTCCCGTCGGGCCTGCTGAACTACCTCTCGCTCCTCGGCTGGTCCTTCTCGGCCGACCAGGACCTCTTCACCGTCCCCGAGATGGTGGCGAAGTTCGACATCGCCGACGTCAACGCCAACCCGGCGCGCTTCGACCTCAAGAAGGCCGAGTCGATCAACGCCGACCACATCCGGATGCTGAACGTGAAGGCCTTCGCCGAGGCCTGTGAGCCCTGGCTCCGGGCCCCGCACGCCCCCTGGGCGCCGGAGGACTTCGACCAGGCCGCCTGGGAGGCCATCGCGCCGCACGCCCAGACCCGGCTCACCGTCCTCTCGGACATCACGGCCAACGTGGACTTCCTCTTCCTGCCCGAGCCGGTCTTCGACCAGCCCTCGTGGGACAAGGCGATGAAGGGCGAGCCGGCGGCCCTGCTCACCACCGCCCGGGAGAAGCTCGCGGCGGCCGACTGGAGCGACCCCGAGTCCCTCAAGAACGCCGTCCTGGCCGCAGGCGAGGCCCACGGCCTCAAGCTCGGCAAGGCGCAGGCCCCGGTCCGCGTCGCGGTCACCGGCCGCACGGTCGGCCTGCCGCTCTTCGAGTCCCTGGAGATCCTGGGCGAGGAGAAGACCCTGGCCCGCATCGACGCGGCTCTGGCGAAGCTCACCGCCTGA
- the ndgR gene encoding IclR family transcriptional regulator NdgR, which translates to MDNSSGVGVLDKAALVLSALESGPATLAGLVAATGLARPTAHRLAVALEHHRMVARDMQGRFILGPRLAELAAAAGEDRLLATAGPVLTHLRDVTGESAQLYRRQGDMRICVAAAERLSGLRDTVPVGSTLTMKAGSSAQILMAWEEPERLHRGLQGARFTATALSGVRRRGWAQSIGEREPGVASVSAPVRGPSNRVVAAVSVSGPIERLTRHPGRMHAQAVIDAAARLSEALRRTG; encoded by the coding sequence ATGGACAACTCTAGCGGCGTAGGCGTTCTCGACAAGGCAGCCCTTGTCCTGAGCGCCCTGGAGTCCGGTCCGGCCACCCTCGCAGGACTGGTCGCGGCGACGGGACTCGCACGACCCACGGCCCACCGACTGGCCGTGGCACTGGAACACCACCGGATGGTGGCGCGTGACATGCAGGGCCGGTTCATCCTCGGACCGCGCCTCGCGGAGCTCGCCGCCGCGGCCGGCGAGGACCGTCTGCTCGCGACCGCGGGCCCGGTGCTGACGCATCTGCGTGACGTCACCGGCGAGAGCGCCCAGCTCTACCGCCGGCAGGGCGACATGCGCATCTGCGTGGCGGCGGCCGAGCGGCTCTCGGGCCTGCGGGACACCGTGCCGGTCGGCTCGACGCTGACGATGAAGGCCGGCTCGTCCGCGCAGATCCTGATGGCCTGGGAGGAGCCCGAGCGGCTGCACCGCGGCCTCCAGGGCGCCCGCTTCACCGCGACGGCCCTGTCGGGCGTACGGCGCCGCGGCTGGGCCCAGTCGATCGGTGAGCGGGAGCCGGGCGTCGCGTCCGTCTCCGCGCCCGTACGCGGCCCGTCGAACCGTGTGGTGGCCGCCGTGTCGGTCTCCGGTCCGATCGAGCGTCTGACACGCCACCCGGGCCGTATGCACGCCCAGGCCGTCATCGACGCCGCGGCCCGTCTCTCCGAGGCGCTCCGCCGTACCGGCTGA
- the leuD gene encoding 3-isopropylmalate dehydratase small subunit produces the protein MEAFTTHTGRAVPLRRSNVDTDQIIPAHWLKKVTRDGFEDGLFEAWRKDAQFVLNRPERQGATVLVAGPDFGTGSSREHAVWALQNYGFQTVISSRFADIFRGNSLKNGLLTVVLPQETVDALWELTEADPTAEITVDLERRKVLAAGIDADFELDENARWRLLNGLDDISLTLQNEADIAAYEAARPAFKPRTITV, from the coding sequence ATGGAAGCTTTCACCACGCACACCGGCCGGGCCGTCCCGCTGCGCCGCAGCAACGTCGACACCGACCAGATCATCCCGGCGCACTGGCTGAAGAAGGTCACCCGCGACGGCTTCGAGGACGGGCTCTTCGAGGCCTGGCGCAAGGACGCGCAGTTCGTGCTCAACCGCCCCGAGCGGCAGGGCGCCACCGTCCTGGTGGCCGGCCCCGACTTCGGCACCGGCTCCTCCCGTGAGCACGCCGTCTGGGCGCTCCAGAACTACGGCTTCCAGACGGTGATCTCCTCCCGCTTCGCCGACATCTTCCGCGGCAACTCGCTGAAGAACGGCCTGCTCACCGTGGTGCTGCCGCAGGAGACGGTCGACGCCCTCTGGGAGCTGACCGAGGCCGACCCCACCGCCGAGATCACCGTCGACCTGGAGCGGCGCAAGGTCCTGGCCGCCGGGATCGACGCCGACTTCGAGCTCGACGAGAACGCCCGCTGGCGGCTCCTGAACGGACTCGACGACATCAGCCTCACCCTTCAGAACGAAGCCGACATCGCGGCCTACGAGGCGGCGCGACCGGCCTTCAAGCCCCGTACAATTACGGTCTGA
- a CDS encoding HAD family hydrolase, whose amino-acid sequence MTIRAVLWDVDDTIFDYARADRVGMSAHLTAEGLVDGYASVDQALGRWRELTAIHWRIFEAGGVDFQEQRRERVRAFLERPGLTAAEADGWFERYVAHYEAAWELFPDAVPVLDLLADDYRHGILSNSSLLNQDHKLRALGVRERFEAVVCAAELGVAKPAAEAFHAACTALDLHPSEVVYVGDQPDIDARGATEAGLQGIWLDRAGTGGRPELKRITSLHELPGLLRGHTRFGAQSTFR is encoded by the coding sequence ATGACCATCCGCGCGGTGCTGTGGGACGTCGACGACACGATCTTCGACTACGCCCGCGCCGACCGCGTCGGCATGAGCGCGCACCTGACGGCCGAGGGCCTGGTGGACGGATACGCATCCGTCGACCAGGCCCTCGGTCGTTGGCGGGAGCTCACGGCGATCCACTGGCGGATCTTCGAGGCCGGCGGGGTCGACTTCCAGGAGCAGCGGCGGGAGCGCGTCCGCGCCTTCCTGGAGCGGCCCGGGCTGACCGCCGCGGAGGCCGACGGCTGGTTCGAGCGGTACGTCGCCCACTACGAGGCGGCCTGGGAGCTCTTCCCCGACGCGGTGCCCGTCCTGGACCTCCTGGCCGATGACTATCGTCACGGGATTCTGTCCAACTCCAGCCTGCTCAACCAGGACCACAAGCTCCGCGCCCTGGGCGTGCGCGAACGCTTCGAGGCCGTCGTGTGCGCCGCGGAGCTGGGGGTGGCCAAGCCGGCCGCCGAGGCCTTCCACGCCGCCTGTACCGCGCTTGACCTGCACCCGAGCGAGGTGGTGTACGTGGGGGACCAGCCCGACATCGACGCCAGGGGCGCGACGGAAGCCGGGCTTCAGGGCATCTGGCTGGACCGCGCGGGCACCGGCGGACGGCCCGAGCTGAAGCGGATCACGAGCCTCCATGAGCTTCCGGGCCTGCTCCGGGGGCATACCCGTTTTGGAGCGCAGTCCACCTTCAGGTAA